A stretch of Nonomuraea africana DNA encodes these proteins:
- a CDS encoding precorrin-8X methylmutase, with the protein MSDYIRDGAEIYRRSFATIRAESDLSGLPQDVAQVAVRMIHACGMTDLVADLGYSGKVVADARRALLDGAPILCDAMMVASGVTRSRLPRDNEVVCALGDPRVPALAESMGTTRSAAALELWRDRIDGAVVAVGNAPTALFRLLELVEEGVGRPAAVLGIPVGFIGAAESKQALASSGLEYLVVHGRRGGSAMAAAAVNAIASERE; encoded by the coding sequence GTGAGCGACTACATCCGTGACGGCGCCGAGATCTACCGGCGTTCGTTCGCCACCATCCGTGCGGAGTCCGATCTGAGCGGTCTGCCGCAGGACGTCGCGCAGGTGGCCGTTCGCATGATCCACGCCTGCGGCATGACCGACCTGGTGGCCGATCTCGGCTACTCGGGGAAGGTCGTCGCCGACGCCAGGCGGGCGCTGCTGGACGGCGCGCCCATCCTCTGCGACGCGATGATGGTCGCCTCGGGCGTGACCAGGAGCCGCCTGCCGCGCGACAACGAGGTGGTCTGCGCGCTCGGCGACCCGAGGGTCCCCGCGCTGGCGGAGAGCATGGGGACCACGCGCAGCGCGGCGGCGCTGGAGCTGTGGCGCGACAGGATCGACGGCGCGGTGGTCGCGGTGGGCAACGCGCCGACGGCCCTGTTCAGGCTGCTCGAACTGGTCGAGGAGGGTGTGGGAAGGCCCGCGGCGGTGCTCGGCATCCCCGTGGGCTTCATCGGCGCGGCCGAGTCCAAGCAGGCCCTGGCGAGCAGCGGCCTGGAGTATCTGGTGGTGCACGGCCGCAGGGGCGGCAGTGCGATGGCGGCGGCCGCGGTCAACGCGATCGCCAGTGAGCGAGAATGA